In Populus nigra chromosome 1, ddPopNigr1.1, whole genome shotgun sequence, one genomic interval encodes:
- the LOC133704765 gene encoding uncharacterized protein LOC133704765 isoform X1, with translation MVLVMEKLRFCVFAFSLLGFYVIAREEYMSAIGDPGMRRDSLRVAIEAWNQCNEVGEEVFGMGSPRMADCFDVDNSTSQGALIHMVDERDNKLGISDGSYGGINASNVDVYAANKEIYLGDKCQVQDNPRPWQFWMIMVKSGNMDTLAATCPQNGKKSTPFPPEPGFPCFGLGCMNMPLMYHNYTSLQGDNDSNLKGSFYGTWDLNADHVSKAAVSNGTSYFNITWEKEIGKGSWVFHHFLKTSSNYPWLMLYLRSDATEGYSGGYHYETRGMSKIVPKSPDFKVKFRLEVKQGGGPNSQFYLMDIGGCWKNNGKPCDRDVTTDVTRYSEMIINPETKSWCKPESLKLCPPYHFFSNGTKIHRTDKENYPYDAYHLWCAPGNAEHVEEPYILCDPHSNPQAQEILQILPHPIWGEYGYPTKKGDGWIGDPRTWELDVGRLSQALYFYQDPGTTPVERHWTSIDLGTEIYISSDQVAEWIVSDFDIVVPKLRMIHE, from the exons ATGGTATTAGTTATGGAGAAACTAAGGTTTTGTGTGTTTGCTTTTTCCCTCCTTGGATTTTATGTCATAGCTAGGGAAGAATACATGTCTGCAATTGGAGATCCTGGAATGAGAAGAGACAGCCTTAGGGTGGCAATCGAGGCATGGAATCAGTGCAATGAGGTTGGCGAGGAAGTTTTTGGCATGGGAAGTCCTAGGATGGCAGATTGTTTCGATGTAGATAATTCAACATCACAAGgtgct CTTATTCACATGGTAGACGAAAGAGACAACAAGCTTGGCATTTCAGATGGTTCGTATGGAGGCATTAATGCCTCAAATGTAGATGTGTATGCAGCCAATAAGGAGATATACCTGGGTGATAAATGCCAAGTACAAGACAATCCTAGACCATGGCAGTTTTGGATGATCATGGTCAAAAGCGGAAACATGGACACGCTAGCAGCTACATGTCCCCAAAATGGCAAGAAATCGACGCCGTTCCCACCGGAACCTGGATTTCCATGCTTCGGCCTTGGCTGTATGAACATGCCCTTGATGTACCATAACTATACCAGTCTGCAAGGGGATAATGACAGTAACTTGAAGGGAAGTTTCTACGGGACGTGGGACTTAAATGCCGATCATGTGTCGAAGGCAGCAGTGAGTAACGGCACTTCTTACTTCAACATCACTTGGGAAAAGGAGATTGGTAAAGGGAGTTGGGTTTTCCATCATTTTTTAAAGACATCATCAAATTATCCATGGTTGATGTTATACCTGAGGTCGGACGCCACAGAAGGATACTCCGGTGGATATCATTACGAGACTAGGGGGATGTCCAAAATA GTTCCAAAATCACCAGATTTCAAAGTGAAGTTCAGACTAGAAGTAAAGCAAGGAGGTGGTCCAAATAGCCAGTTCTACCTCATGGACATAGGAGGGTGCTGGAAGAACAATGGAAAACCTTGCGATAGGGACGTGACCACAGACGTTACACGATACAGTGAGATGATCATAAACCCTGAAACAAAATCTTGGTGCAAACCAGAAAGTCTCAAGTTGTGCCCACCTtatcatttcttttcaaatgGAACCAAGATCCACAGAACCGATAAGGAGAACTACCCTTATGATGCTTACCACCTCTGGTGTGCTCCAGGCAATGCTGAGCACGTTGAAGAACCATATATTCTATGTGATCCACATAGCAATCCTCAAGCACAAGAGATACTGCAAATTCTCCCCCATCCTATCTGGGGGGAATATGGGTACCCTACAAAGAAGGGGGATGGTTGGATAGGGGATCCAAGAACTTGGGAACTCGACGTGGGCAGGCTGTCACAGGCACTGTACTTTTACCAG GATCCAGGCACTACGCCTGTGGAGAGACACTGGACATCGATTGACTTGGGAACCGAAATATACATCAGCAGCGATCAAGTGGCAGAATGGATCGTCAGTGACTTTGACATCGTTGTTCCAAAATTAAGAATGATACACGAGTAA
- the LOC133704765 gene encoding uncharacterized protein LOC133704765 isoform X2 — MVLVMEKLRFCVFAFSLLGFYVIAREEYMSAIGDPGMRRDSLRVAIEAWNQCNEVGEEVFGMGSPRMADCFDVDNSTSQVKLIHMVDERDNKLGISDGSYGGINASNVDVYAANKEIYLGDKCQVQDNPRPWQFWMIMVKSGNMDTLAATCPQNGKKSTPFPPEPGFPCFGLGCMNMPLMYHNYTSLQGDNDSNLKGSFYGTWDLNADHVSKAAVSNGTSYFNITWEKEIGKGSWVFHHFLKTSSNYPWLMLYLRSDATEGYSGGYHYETRGMSKIVPKSPDFKVKFRLEVKQGGGPNSQFYLMDIGGCWKNNGKPCDRDVTTDVTRYSEMIINPETKSWCKPESLKLCPPYHFFSNGTKIHRTDKENYPYDAYHLWCAPGNAEHVEEPYILCDPHSNPQAQEILQILPHPIWGEYGYPTKKGDGWIGDPRTWELDVGRLSQALYFYQDPGTTPVERHWTSIDLGTEIYISSDQVAEWIVSDFDIVVPKLRMIHE; from the exons ATGGTATTAGTTATGGAGAAACTAAGGTTTTGTGTGTTTGCTTTTTCCCTCCTTGGATTTTATGTCATAGCTAGGGAAGAATACATGTCTGCAATTGGAGATCCTGGAATGAGAAGAGACAGCCTTAGGGTGGCAATCGAGGCATGGAATCAGTGCAATGAGGTTGGCGAGGAAGTTTTTGGCATGGGAAGTCCTAGGATGGCAGATTGTTTCGATGTAGATAATTCAACATCACAAG TAAAGCTTATTCACATGGTAGACGAAAGAGACAACAAGCTTGGCATTTCAGATGGTTCGTATGGAGGCATTAATGCCTCAAATGTAGATGTGTATGCAGCCAATAAGGAGATATACCTGGGTGATAAATGCCAAGTACAAGACAATCCTAGACCATGGCAGTTTTGGATGATCATGGTCAAAAGCGGAAACATGGACACGCTAGCAGCTACATGTCCCCAAAATGGCAAGAAATCGACGCCGTTCCCACCGGAACCTGGATTTCCATGCTTCGGCCTTGGCTGTATGAACATGCCCTTGATGTACCATAACTATACCAGTCTGCAAGGGGATAATGACAGTAACTTGAAGGGAAGTTTCTACGGGACGTGGGACTTAAATGCCGATCATGTGTCGAAGGCAGCAGTGAGTAACGGCACTTCTTACTTCAACATCACTTGGGAAAAGGAGATTGGTAAAGGGAGTTGGGTTTTCCATCATTTTTTAAAGACATCATCAAATTATCCATGGTTGATGTTATACCTGAGGTCGGACGCCACAGAAGGATACTCCGGTGGATATCATTACGAGACTAGGGGGATGTCCAAAATA GTTCCAAAATCACCAGATTTCAAAGTGAAGTTCAGACTAGAAGTAAAGCAAGGAGGTGGTCCAAATAGCCAGTTCTACCTCATGGACATAGGAGGGTGCTGGAAGAACAATGGAAAACCTTGCGATAGGGACGTGACCACAGACGTTACACGATACAGTGAGATGATCATAAACCCTGAAACAAAATCTTGGTGCAAACCAGAAAGTCTCAAGTTGTGCCCACCTtatcatttcttttcaaatgGAACCAAGATCCACAGAACCGATAAGGAGAACTACCCTTATGATGCTTACCACCTCTGGTGTGCTCCAGGCAATGCTGAGCACGTTGAAGAACCATATATTCTATGTGATCCACATAGCAATCCTCAAGCACAAGAGATACTGCAAATTCTCCCCCATCCTATCTGGGGGGAATATGGGTACCCTACAAAGAAGGGGGATGGTTGGATAGGGGATCCAAGAACTTGGGAACTCGACGTGGGCAGGCTGTCACAGGCACTGTACTTTTACCAG GATCCAGGCACTACGCCTGTGGAGAGACACTGGACATCGATTGACTTGGGAACCGAAATATACATCAGCAGCGATCAAGTGGCAGAATGGATCGTCAGTGACTTTGACATCGTTGTTCCAAAATTAAGAATGATACACGAGTAA